From the genome of Impatiens glandulifera chromosome 9, dImpGla2.1, whole genome shotgun sequence, one region includes:
- the LOC124915568 gene encoding E3 ubiquitin-protein ligase PUB23-like, producing MSNTEEIEIPHYFICPISLQMMKDPVIVPTGITYDRENIEKWVFSNNNQFCPVTKQPLPAESVHDLITPNHTLRRLIQSWCAINASNGIERFPTPKPAVTKSQITKLINDHSKSTTQAKINCLAKLKSMASVSHANKRCIEAAGGALFAASLITESDDATNEALSTLHSLNLSETGLKTLFKSNGFLNALTCAMKLGSYDSRAYAVMILKSITEVTDPTDMIIGSLNPRFFTEIVQLVKDQITPKATRAGLHVLINVTSIGRNRVKAVEAGAVQVMIDMLVESSEKRVCEMALTVLDHLCQCAEGRAKVLGHGAGLAIVSKKIMRVSKVASERAIRVLHSIAKHSGNGVALKEMLEVGVVSKLCLVLQVEMGTKIKERVIEILKMHARTWKNAHCIPMALLSSYP from the coding sequence ATGTCAAACACGGAGGAAATTGAGATCCCACACTACTTCATCTGCCCCATCTCTCTTCAAATGATGAAAGATCCAGTCATAGTCCCCACCGGCATAACCTACGACCGTGAAAACATCGAGAAATGGGTTTTCTCCAACAACAACCAATTCTGTCCGGTAACCAAACAGCCTCTCCCGGCAGAATCAGTCCATGACCTAATCACTCCAAACCACACCCTCCGCCGTCTAATCCAATCATGGTGCGCAATCAACGCTTCCAACGGCATCGAACGCTTCCCCACACCCAAACCCGCAGTAACCAAATCCCAAATCACCAAGCTTATAAATGATCATTCCAAATCCACTACTCAAGCTAAAATCAACTGCCTCGCTAAATTAAAGTCAATGGCCTCCGTCAGCCACGCAAACAAAAGGTGCATCGAGGCCGCAGGAGGCGCTCTCTTCGCCGCTTCTTTGATCACCGAGTCTGACGATGCTACCAACGAGGCACTCAGTACTCTACACTCTCTTAATCTATCCGAAACAGGTTTAAAAACCCTCTTCAAGAGTAACGGGTTCCTAAATGCGTTAACTTGCGCGATGAAACTCGGAAGCTACGACTCAAGAGCTTACGCGGTCATGATACTAAAATCCATCACAGAAGTAACCGACCCTACAGACATGATCATTGGGTCATTAAACCCTAGATTCTTCACGGAAATAGTTCAACTAGTAAAAGATCAAATTACCCCTAAAGCCACCCGGGCAGGACTTCACGTGCTAATAAACGTGACTTCGATTGGTCGGAACCGGGTGAAGGCAGTGGAGGCAGGAGCAGTCCAGGTGATGATCGACATGTTAGTTGAGTCGTCGGAAAAGAGGGTATGCGAAATGGCACTGACTGTTCTAGACCATCTCTGCCAATGCGCAGAAGGGCGGGCAAAGGTCTTGGGCCACGGGGCGGGGCTGGCTATCGTTTCGAAGAAGATAATGAGGGTATCGAAGGTTGCTAGCGAGAGAGCGATTAGGGTTTTGCATTCGATAGCGAAACATTCGGGGAATGGGGTGGCTTTGAAGGAGATGTTGGAGGTGGGAGTGGTGAGTAAGCTTTGCTTGGTGCTACAAGTGGAGATGGGAACTAAGATCAAGGAGAGAGTTATAGAGATTTTGAAGATGCATGCAAGGACTTGGAAGAATGCCCATTGCATTCCCATGGCTCTACTCTCTTCCTATCCTTAA
- the LOC124915611 gene encoding E3 ubiquitin-protein ligase PUB23-like translates to MSNTEEIEIPHYFICPISLQMMKDPVIVPTGITYDRENIEKWVFSNNNQFCPVTKQPLPAESIHDLITPNHTLRRLIQSWCALNASNGIERFPTPKPAVTKYQITKLIDDHSKSTTMAKINCLAKLKSMAAVSHANKRCIEAAGGALFAASLIAESADATNEALSTLHSLNLSDTSLKTLFKINGFLNALTCALKLGSYDSRAYAVMILKSITEVTDSTDMIIGSLNPRFFTEIVQLVKDQITPKATRAGLHVLINVSSIGRNRVKAVEAGAVQVMIDMLVESSEKRVCEMALTVLDHLCQCAEGRAEVLSHGAGLAIVSKKIMRVSNVASERAIRVLHSIAKHSGNAVALKEMLEVGVVSKLCVVLQVEMGTKIKERVREILKMHVRTWKSAHCIPMALLSSYP, encoded by the coding sequence ATGTCAAACACGGAGGAAATTGAGATCCCACACTACTTCATCTGCCCCATCTCTCTTCAAATGATGAAAGATCCAGTCATAGTCCCCACCGGCATAACCTACGACCGTGAAAACATCGAGAAATGGGTTTTCTCCAACAACAACCAATTCTGTCCGGTAACCAAACAGCCTCTCCCGGCAGAATCAATCCATGACCTAATCACTCCAAACCACACCCTCCGCCGTCTAATCCAATCATGGTGCGCCCTCAACGCTTCCAACGGCATCGAACGCTTCCCCACACCCAAGCCCGCAGTAACCAAATACCAAATCACCAAGCTTATAGATGATCATTCCAAATCCACTACTATGGCCAAAATCAACTGCCTCGCTAAATTGAAGTCAATGGCCGCCGTCAGCCACGCAAACAAAAGATGCATTGAGGCCGCAGGAGGAGCTCTCTTTGCTGCTTCTTTGATCGCCGAGTCTGCCGATGCCACCAACGAGGCACTCAGTACTCTACACTCTCTCAATCTATCCGATACAAGTTTAAAAACCCTATTCAAGATTAACGGTTTCCTAAATGCGTTAACTTGCGCACTGAAACTCGGAAGCTACGACTCACGAGCTTACGCTGTCATGATACTAAAATCCATCACCGAAGTAACTGACTCTACGGACATGATCATCGGGTCGTTAAACCCTAGATTCTTCACGGAAATAGTTCAACTAGTAAAAGATCAAATTACCCCTAAAGCCACCCGGGCAGGACTTCACGTGCTAATAAACGTGTCTTCGATTGGTCGGAACCGGGTGAAGGCAGTGGAGGCAGGAGCAGTCCAGGTGATGATCGACATGTTAGTTGAGTCGTCGGAAAAGAGGGTATGCGAAATGGCACTGACTGTTCTAGACCATCTCTGCCAATGCGCAGAAGGGCGGGCCGAGGTGTTGAGCCACGGGGCGGGGCTGGCCATCGTTTCGAAGAAGATAATGAGGGTATCGAACGTGGCTAGCGAGAGAGCGATTAGGGTTTTGCATTCGATAGCGAAACATTCGGGGAATGCGGTTGCTTTGAAGGAGATGTTAGAGGTGGGAGTAGTGAGTAAGCTTTGTGTGGTGCTACAAGTGGAGATGGGGACTAAGATCAAGGAGAGAGTTAGAGAGATTTTGAAGATGCATGTAAGGACTTGGAAGAGTGCCCATTGCATTCCCATGGCTCTACTCTCTTCCTATCCTTAA
- the LOC124916046 gene encoding protein PHYTOCHROME KINASE SUBSTRATE 3-like, producing MDIQDNLRVASFSAYLNPGDQESFALKIATIVQEAIPTSMCSEETPRVVSFRRTKPDHKESEISVFGTNKYLNIKMEYNSSKPAEEKEHIIKSRSLSSWNSQSLLLENPTRIKPKKRRGFFKRFVCQGPCRGNKSDRVDHGMMVLDSSKRSQDQNAFKKENPDLSKKVLTEEPRNSIEVFGSQAAKKGDDISKNLERKLSMLTWDAIPKKNP from the coding sequence ATGGATATTCAAGATAACCTTAGGGTGGCCTCGTTTTCGGCTTACCTAAATCCCGGAGATCAAGAAAGCTTCGCCCTAAAGATTGCCACAATTGTTCAAGAAGCGATTCCAACAAGTATGTGTTCGGAAGAAACTCCTCGCGTGGTTAGCTTCAGACGCACCAAACCGGATCATAAAGAGAGCGAAATAAGCGTATTCGGTACCAACAAGTATCTAAACATCAAGATGGAATACAATTCATCGAAACCAGCCGAGGAAAAGGAACATATCATCAAATCTAGATCACTATCAAGCTGGAATAGCCAATCATTGCTCCTCGAGAATCCCACGAGGATCAAACCAAAAAAGAGAAGGGGTTTTTTCAAGAGATTTGTCTGCCAAGGACCATGTAGAGGCAATAAATCAGACCGTGTTGATCATGGGATGATGGTTTTGGATTCTTCCAAACGCTCTCAAGATCAAAACGCATTCAAAAAAGAGAATCCCGATCTATCCAAGAAAGTACTAACTGAAGAACCTCGTAACTCAATAGAGGTTTTTGGTTCTCAAGCAGCGAAAAAGGGAGATGACATATCCAAGAACCTCGAGAGGAAGCTCTCCATGTTAACATGGGATGCAATTCCGAAAAAAAACCCATAA
- the LOC124916585 gene encoding E3 ubiquitin-protein ligase PUB24-like, whose product MIMMIRLFDALMWVLGFVENDDDDDRIMNLKKNAVMVLRYIVHKESCKVIQWLKPDFFQTIIQVLIRKGNIPHRPRSIKVAALHILLDACPYSKNRISMIEANVVFHLIEIGLETWEKKTTELVLGIIVHMCSSADGRAQFLSHAGGVAMVAERLLKVSPAVDHKGLKILALICKYAGTGQVLNEMINVNAVTKLCMILQADSTDFSKEKANEILRAHSNVWMNSPCIQVSNILF is encoded by the exons ATGATCATGATGATCAGATTGTTTGATGCTTTGATGTGGGTTTTGGGTTTTgttgaaaatgatgatgatgatgatcggaTCATGAATTTGAAGAAGAATGCAGTTATGGTATTGAGATATATTGTTCATAAGGAAAGTTGTAAAGTGATACAATGGTTAAAACCTGACTTCTTTCAGACCATTATTCAAGTTCTTATAAGAAAAG GCAATATCCCTCATCGACCAAGAAGCATAAAAGTGGCAGCTCTACATATTCTTTTAGATGCATGCCCATACTCGAAGAATCGTATAAGTATGATTGAGGCAAATGTGGTGTTTCATCTAATCGAAATCGGATTAGAAACATGGGAGAAGAAGACAACTGAGTTAGTCTTAGGTATTATTGTTCACATGTGTTCTTCAGCTGACGGAAGAGCTCAGTTTCTATCTCATGCTGGCGGGGTGGCGATGGTGGCGGAGAGGTTGTTGAAGGTTTCTCCGGCAGTGGATCATAAGGGACTTAAGATTCTTGCCCTAATTTGTAAGTATGCTGGAACAGGACAGGTTCTTAATGAAATGATTAATGTTAATGCTGTGACAAAGTTATGTATGATTCTTCAAGCTGACTCAACTGATTTCTCTAAGGAGAAGGCAAATGAGATTCTTAGGGCACATTCTAATGTTTGGATGAATTCTCCTTGTATTCAAGTTAGTAATATACTCTTTTGA
- the LOC124915375 gene encoding pentatricopeptide repeat-containing protein At1g05600 — translation MSLIWPRLLTPSKLIQLIKIQKNPIQALEIFNQAKSRFPNYHHNGPVYASMIEILGNSGRITEMKQVISQMKDDSCECKDSVFANVIKLYAKSGLLNEAVSLFRTIPQFNCVKWTHSFNTLLQILVKESQIKTSYHLFLKNSGDWSVKSQLTSLNLLIEVLCQNNRSDLALQIFQEMSHQCCYPNNDTYLILMRGLCRDGRLSDATHLLYSMFWRISIKGSGEDVVVYRTLLDALCDYGEVQRAVDILNKILKKGLKSRTRYRNHLDIHDCDNIVGAKMLIHETLVKGLIPSSGSYTALATGLYSEGMIAEADKVIHEMKINGFQPTISIYEARLASLCREGRIDEAEQLIENDLAGDCHVPTVGLYKVLIESMCKQRKSALAVKLLEKMRLKGGADMETYTIVVDGLCKDGNFVDASKILQKMLGKSCWHKTSTHVPYDILIQGLCSIGRQFEAILWMQEMVSQGKTPDSSVWKHLLTSICSNMADIDLAYEIVEQLRRS, via the coding sequence ATGTCCCTGATATGGCCAAGATTACTAACACCATCAAAGCTCATTCAACTCATTAAAATCCAGAAGAACCCCATTCAAGCTCTTGAGATATTCAACCAAGCAAAATCTAGATTTCCCAACTATCATCATAATGGTCCTGTCTACGCCTCAATGATAGAAATCCTTGGAAATTCAGGAAGAATAACCGAGATGAAACAAGTCATTTCTCAGATGAAAGATGATTCCTGTGAATGTAAAGATTCTGTCTTTGCAAATGTCATTAAGCTATATGCAAAATCAGGATTACTTAATGAAGCTGTCTCTTTATTCAGAACCATTCCCCAATTTAACTGTGTGAAATGGACCCATTCTTTCAATACCCTCTTACAAATATTAGTCAAAGAATCTCAAATAAAGACTTCATATCATCTCTTCCTAAAGAATTCAGGCGATTGGAGTGTTAAATCCCAATTAACTTCCTTAAACCTGCTAATCGAAGTCCTCTGCCAGAATAATCGCTCTGATCTTGCTTTACAAATCTTCCAAGAAATGAGTCATCAATGTTGTTACCCAAACAACGATACTTACTTGATTTTAATGCGAGGGCTATGTCGAGACGGGAGGCTTAGCGATGCCACCCATCTTTTATACTCAATGTTTTGGCGAATCTCGATAAAGGGAAGTGGCGAAGATGTTGTAGTCTATAGGACACTGTTAGATGCTTTATGCGATTATGGAGAGGTTCAAAGAGCTGTAGACATTCTAAATAAGATTTTGAAGAAAGGTCTAAAGTCTCGTACACGATATAGAAACCACCTAGATATTCACGATTGCGACAACATTGTTGGTGCTAAGATGTTGATCCACGAAACTTTAGTCAAAGGTCTTATTCCCAGTTCAGGTTCCTACACTGCATTGGCTACTGGTCTCTATTCAGAAGGCATGATAGCCGAAGCTGACAAAGTGATACATGAAATGAAGATCAATGGATTTCAACCGACGATTTCGATTTACGAAGCTAGATTAGCATCTCTATGCAGAGAAGGGAGGATTGATGAAGCTGAGCAACTCATTGAAAATGATCTGGCAGGGGATTGTCATGTTCCGACAGTTGGATTATACAAAGTTCTAATCGAGAGCATGTGTAAACAGAGAAAATCTGCTTTGGCTGTCAAGTTGTTGGAGAAAATGCGATTAAAAGGAGGAGCAGACATGGAGACCTACACTATCGTTGTTGATGGTTTATGTAAAGATGGAAATTTTGTTGATGCAAGTAAAATTCTTCAGAAAATGTTGGGGAAATCATGTTGGCACAAGACCAGTACTCATGTTCCTTATGATATACTTATTCAGGGTCTTTGTTCAATTGGAAGACAATTTGAGGCCATCTTGTGGATGCAGGAAATGGTTAGCCAGGGAAAGACTCCCGATTCTTCTGTCTGGAAGCATTTGCTGACTTCTATTTGTTCTAATATGGCGGATATTGATCTTGCTTATGAAATAGTTGAACAACTGAGGAGATCTTAA